The following is a genomic window from Candidatus Micrarchaeota archaeon.
AAAGATTAACGATGTTGGTTTTATGAAGATTGTTAAAAGAATGCTCAAACATTCGCAGGGTAGAAGGTTCGAGGGTTCTGTTGTGTTAATCCCGGAAACCATCGATGATTTATGGTATCTTTATCGTATTATAGAACCGGGCGACTTTGTGAAAGCCAAGACATACAGAACCTATAAACCTACCGAATCTTCCAAACAGGAACGCAAACCCGTTACCATTACTATAGATGTAGAGAAAAAAGAATTTTCCGAATACCACAGGTCCCTTAGATTGACGGGACGTATTGTAGACGGTTACCCTTCTGAATTTGTTCAGATGGGTTCCTATCATACATTGGAACTTAAACCACATCTGACTGTGACGGTTTCTAAACGATGGTTAAATACTCATCTGTCTATGCTTGACGAAGCGTCGAAACGTTCTGAAGTGTCGGACATTTTAATAGTCGTGGTGGATGAAGAGAAGGCGTTGTTTGCTGAGGTTAAACCGCGTGGTGTTTCGTACGGTTCGGAACTGTATTCTGGATTGTCCAAACGCGAACCGCATTACGAAGAAAGGCTTCAAAAGTTCGTAACAGAAATCATAGATAAAGTGAAAGAGTTTGACGGACCGATCGTTATAGCGGGTCCGGGGTTTGTTAAAGATATGGTCAAGAACAAAATTATGGAAGAGTATCCAGAGCTCAGTGAAAGGGTGGTTTTTGAATCGTGTTCGCATGCGGAGAGGAACGGTATCGTAGAACTTATCAATAGAGGTGTTCTTGACAGGGTGATAGGTAAGACCACTCTTAAACGTGACCGTGAAGTTTTGGAGGAGTTCAAGACACATCTCGGTAAAGAAACAGGGTACGTGGTTTACGGACTTGAGCCGGTCAGTAAAGCTCTCGAATATCATGCCTTGAAGAGGTTGGTTGTTCTCGATTCTCTATTGTCCGACGTTCGTATTCGCGAACTTATTGCAAAAGCCGAAGATAACCATGTAGAGGTTACGTTTGTTTCAAACGAATCCGATGTTGCGGAAGAACTGAAAGGGTTCTCCGGGGTTATAGGTTTTCTTTATTATCCGCTGAGTCTAGATTGAAAAGTTTCATCCGGTAACAGAATGCGATCGTAGTTAAATATAAATATCACATATAAACAAAATTTAAGAAATGACGGTTCGTAGAAAAAGATTCTTCATCGAGACGTACGGTTGCGCTCTTAATCAAGCGGATTCTGCAATGATGCGTAAACAATTGTTCGATTCTGGTTACATCGAAGTGGACAACCCTATTGATGCCGATGTCATCATTCTTAATACATGCACGGTTAAGCAGGCTACAGAATCAAAGATATTTGAAAACTTCAAACGTTACAGTAAGTTAAACAAACCGATCGTGATAGCGGGATGTTTGTACAGAAGACATGAGAGATTTCTGTCGATAAATCCGAACATATCTATAATCTCTCCCGGTTCATTACGTATGATAGTTAGAGCGGTGGAATCATCCATCTCGGGAAGGAACTATTTTGATGTCCGACCATTTGATAAACATCTTCCGATGAGGTTCACCGGCCCGGTTGTAACGATACCTA
Proteins encoded in this region:
- a CDS encoding mRNA surveillance protein pelota yields the protein MKIVKRMLKHSQGRRFEGSVVLIPETIDDLWYLYRIIEPGDFVKAKTYRTYKPTESSKQERKPVTITIDVEKKEFSEYHRSLRLTGRIVDGYPSEFVQMGSYHTLELKPHLTVTVSKRWLNTHLSMLDEASKRSEVSDILIVVVDEEKALFAEVKPRGVSYGSELYSGLSKREPHYEERLQKFVTEIIDKVKEFDGPIVIAGPGFVKDMVKNKIMEEYPELSERVVFESCSHAERNGIVELINRGVLDRVIGKTTLKRDREVLEEFKTHLGKETGYVVYGLEPVSKALEYHALKRLVVLDSLLSDVRIRELIAKAEDNHVEVTFVSNESDVAEELKGFSGVIGFLYYPLSLD